Proteins from a single region of Streptomyces spectabilis:
- a CDS encoding aromatic ring-hydroxylating oxygenase subunit alpha gives MTTQVSTSLIATLPGRSYTDPEVFERERERVFEALWVCAVRAADLGRAGAYRTVQVGRESVLITRARDGGLRAFLNVCRHRGARLCADDAGEVRRGLQCPYHAWTYGLDGRLVAAPNLTGMPDVDRTAYGLVAVALREWLGYAWVCLADEPPSFEETVVGDVTARLGDPAAIERYRLHDLAIGRRVRYDVRANWKLIVENFMECYHCATIHPELTDVLPEFTDGFAAQYYVGHGAAFGDEVRGFTVDGSAGFARLPEVADDQDRRYYAITVRPTVFVNLVPDHVILHRMFPLAVDRTVVECDWLYAPDVVASGADLSKSVELFHRVNEQDFAACERTQPAMSSRAYRQGGVLVPTEHHIGEFHDWVTRLLG, from the coding sequence GTGACGACCCAGGTCTCCACGAGTCTCATCGCGACCCTGCCCGGCCGCTCGTACACCGACCCCGAGGTGTTCGAGCGGGAGCGGGAGCGCGTCTTCGAGGCGCTGTGGGTGTGCGCCGTGCGCGCCGCCGACCTCGGCAGGGCCGGTGCGTACCGCACCGTCCAGGTCGGCCGTGAGAGCGTCCTGATCACCCGCGCCCGCGACGGCGGCCTGCGCGCCTTCCTCAACGTCTGCCGGCACCGGGGCGCCCGTCTGTGCGCGGACGACGCGGGCGAGGTGCGGCGCGGCCTCCAGTGCCCGTACCACGCCTGGACGTACGGCCTGGACGGCAGGCTCGTCGCGGCGCCGAACCTCACCGGGATGCCGGACGTCGACCGCACCGCGTACGGCCTGGTGGCGGTGGCGCTGCGGGAGTGGCTCGGCTACGCCTGGGTGTGTCTGGCCGACGAGCCGCCGTCCTTCGAGGAGACCGTGGTCGGCGACGTCACCGCACGCCTCGGCGACCCGGCGGCCATCGAGCGCTACCGCCTCCACGACCTGGCCATCGGACGGCGCGTCCGCTACGACGTGCGCGCCAACTGGAAACTGATCGTCGAGAACTTCATGGAGTGCTACCACTGCGCGACCATCCACCCCGAACTGACCGACGTCCTGCCGGAGTTCACCGACGGCTTCGCCGCGCAGTACTACGTGGGGCACGGCGCGGCCTTCGGCGACGAGGTGCGCGGCTTCACCGTCGACGGCAGCGCGGGCTTCGCGCGCCTCCCGGAGGTCGCCGACGACCAGGACCGCCGCTACTACGCGATCACCGTCAGGCCGACGGTGTTCGTGAACCTCGTACCGGACCACGTGATCCTGCACCGCATGTTCCCGCTCGCCGTGGACCGGACGGTCGTCGAGTGCGACTGGCTGTACGCACCCGACGTCGTGGCCTCCGGGGCCGACCTGTCGAAGTCGGTGGAGCTCTTCCACCGGGTCAACGAGCAGGACTTCGCGGCGTGCGAGCGCACCCAGCCCGCCATGAGCTCCCGGGCCTACCGGCAGGGCGGGGTGCTCGTGCCGACCGAGCACCACATCGGGGAGTTCCACGACTGGGTGACCCGGCTGCTCGGCTGA
- a CDS encoding GntR family transcriptional regulator: MAELTGLADDRALLGRTSTAERVADILRSRIAEGYFPPGTRLSEDSIGGALGVSRNTLREAFRLLTHERLLVHELNRGVFVRVLTVDDVEDIYRIRKLVECAVVRGLGQPPYAVDGLAAAVAEGAAAARARDWKGVSTANIHFHRELVALAGSDRTDELMRSVFAELRLAFHVVDDPRRLHEPYLARNRQLLEALQAGAGPEAEGLLGEYLDDSRRGLVDTYARRVAEGGLGTR, translated from the coding sequence ATGGCTGAACTGACGGGTCTCGCCGACGACCGCGCGCTGCTGGGCCGCACCAGCACCGCCGAACGCGTCGCGGACATCCTGCGGAGCCGCATCGCCGAGGGGTACTTCCCACCCGGCACGCGCCTGTCCGAGGACAGCATCGGCGGCGCGCTCGGCGTCTCGCGCAACACCCTGCGCGAGGCCTTCCGGCTGCTCACCCACGAGCGGCTGCTCGTCCACGAGCTCAACAGGGGCGTGTTCGTGCGGGTCCTGACCGTCGACGACGTCGAGGACATCTACCGCATCCGGAAGCTGGTCGAGTGCGCCGTCGTCCGCGGCCTCGGACAGCCGCCGTACGCCGTCGACGGACTCGCGGCGGCGGTCGCCGAGGGAGCGGCGGCGGCCCGCGCGCGCGACTGGAAGGGCGTGTCCACCGCCAACATCCACTTCCACCGCGAGCTGGTCGCGCTCGCCGGCAGCGACCGCACCGACGAGCTGATGCGCAGCGTCTTCGCCGAACTGCGGCTCGCCTTCCACGTGGTGGACGACCCGCGCCGCCTGCACGAGCCCTACCTGGCCCGCAACCGACAGCTCCTGGAAGCCCTCCAGGCCGGCGCGGGGCCCGAGGCGGAGGGGCTGCTCGGGGAGTACCTGGACGACTCGCGGCGCGGCCTGGTCGACACCTACGCGCGCCGCGTGGCGGAGGGCGGCCTCGGCACCAGGTGA
- a CDS encoding MFS transporter, whose product MSTTPPPSPISVDDPRGDARPPDDDGAFGWLRALGPRGRRAFTGAFGGYALDSYDYFTLPLTMVALKAYFDLNSGQTGLLTTVTLVVSAVGGAVAGVVADRIGRVKALMITVITYAVFTVACGFAPNYETLLVFRALQGLGFGGEWAVGAILVAEYASAKNRGRTLGAIQSAWAVGWGLAAIVYTLVFQFMDDDVAWRVMFWTGALPALLVVYVRRNVHDAPEAAAAREKSADKGSFTAIFKPDLLRVTLFAVLLSTGVQGGYYTLATWVPTYLKDDRGLTVVGTGGYLTFLISGAFLGYLTGGYLTDKLGRKRNITLFAFLSAASIVAYTNIPDGANGLLLVLGFPLGFCMSAIFSGFGSFLSELYPAAVRGTGQGFTYNTGRAIGAVFPTTVGFLADSWGTGGALIFGAFGYALAVIALLGLPETRGRELL is encoded by the coding sequence ATGAGCACGACCCCACCGCCCTCCCCGATATCCGTCGACGACCCCCGGGGCGACGCCCGACCCCCCGACGACGACGGCGCGTTCGGCTGGCTGCGCGCGCTCGGGCCGCGCGGCCGCCGGGCCTTCACCGGCGCCTTCGGCGGGTACGCGCTCGACTCCTACGACTACTTCACGCTGCCGCTGACGATGGTCGCCCTGAAGGCGTACTTCGATCTGAACAGCGGCCAGACCGGTCTGCTCACCACCGTCACGCTGGTCGTCTCCGCCGTGGGCGGGGCGGTCGCGGGCGTCGTCGCCGACCGCATCGGCCGTGTGAAGGCCCTGATGATCACGGTGATCACCTACGCGGTGTTCACCGTCGCCTGCGGCTTCGCGCCCAACTACGAGACCCTGCTGGTCTTCCGCGCCCTCCAGGGCCTCGGTTTCGGCGGCGAGTGGGCCGTCGGCGCCATCCTGGTCGCCGAGTACGCGAGCGCGAAGAACCGCGGCCGCACGCTCGGCGCGATCCAGAGCGCCTGGGCCGTGGGCTGGGGTCTCGCCGCGATCGTCTACACCCTGGTGTTCCAGTTCATGGACGACGACGTCGCCTGGCGCGTGATGTTCTGGACGGGCGCCCTGCCCGCGCTGCTCGTGGTCTACGTACGCCGGAACGTCCACGACGCCCCGGAGGCGGCCGCCGCGCGCGAGAAGAGCGCCGACAAGGGCTCCTTCACGGCCATCTTCAAGCCGGACCTGCTGCGCGTCACGCTCTTCGCGGTCCTGCTGTCCACCGGCGTCCAGGGCGGCTACTACACGCTCGCCACCTGGGTGCCCACCTACCTCAAGGACGACCGCGGCCTCACGGTCGTCGGCACCGGCGGGTACCTCACGTTCCTGATCTCCGGCGCCTTCCTCGGCTATCTGACCGGCGGGTACCTCACCGACAAACTGGGCCGCAAGCGCAACATCACCTTGTTCGCCTTCCTCTCCGCGGCCAGCATCGTCGCCTACACGAACATCCCCGACGGCGCCAACGGCCTTCTCCTTGTGCTCGGTTTCCCGCTGGGCTTCTGCATGTCGGCCATCTTCAGCGGCTTCGGCTCGTTCCTCAGCGAGCTGTACCCGGCCGCCGTGCGCGGTACCGGACAGGGCTTCACGTACAACACCGGGCGTGCGATCGGCGCCGTGTTCCCCACCACCGTGGGCTTCCTCGCGGACAGCTGGGGCACCGGCGGCGCGCTGATCTTCGGCGCGTTCGGGTACGCGCTCGCCGTCATCGCCCTGCTCGGGCTTCCGGAGACGCGCGGCAGGGAGCTGCTGTGA
- a CDS encoding putative hydro-lyase yields the protein MTPAEARKRFRAGLSAPTAGWAPGRTQANLIAVPADWAYEMLLFCQRNPKPCPVLDVTDAGSWTTPLAPGADLRTDLPRYRVWEHGELVEEPTDVVAHWRDDLVAFLIGCSFTFEWSLAAAGVPLRHIEQGRNVSMYVTDRPCRPAGRLRGPMVVSMRPVPPMHLAAAIRESSLLPAVHGSPVHCGDPAGLGITDLDKPDFGDPVDAEADDIPVFWACGVTPQAAVMASRPPFALTHAPGHMFLTDARDEQYRVA from the coding sequence GTGACCCCCGCCGAGGCACGGAAGCGGTTCCGGGCGGGCCTGAGCGCCCCCACGGCGGGCTGGGCCCCGGGGCGCACCCAGGCGAACCTGATCGCCGTCCCCGCCGACTGGGCGTACGAGATGCTGCTGTTCTGCCAGCGCAACCCGAAGCCCTGCCCGGTCCTGGACGTCACCGACGCGGGCTCCTGGACCACGCCGCTCGCCCCGGGGGCCGATCTGCGCACGGACCTGCCGCGCTACCGCGTGTGGGAGCACGGCGAGCTGGTCGAGGAGCCCACCGACGTGGTCGCGCACTGGCGCGACGACCTGGTGGCCTTCCTCATCGGGTGCAGCTTCACCTTCGAGTGGTCCCTCGCGGCGGCGGGCGTGCCGCTGCGCCACATCGAGCAGGGCCGCAACGTCTCCATGTACGTCACCGACCGCCCGTGCAGGCCCGCGGGGCGGCTGAGGGGGCCCATGGTGGTCTCCATGCGCCCGGTCCCGCCCATGCACCTGGCGGCGGCGATCAGGGAGAGCTCCCTGCTGCCCGCCGTGCACGGCTCCCCCGTCCACTGCGGGGACCCGGCCGGGCTCGGCATCACCGACCTCGACAAGCCCGACTTCGGCGACCCGGTGGACGCCGAGGCCGACGACATCCCGGTCTTCTGGGCGTGCGGAGTCACGCCGCAGGCCGCCGTGATGGCCTCCCGGCCGCCGTTCGCGCTCACGCACGCGCCGGGCCACATGTTCCTCACCGACGCGCGCGACGAGCAGTACCGCGTGGCCTGA
- a CDS encoding LamB/YcsF family protein has translation MTWASIDLNADLGEGFGRWRLTDDEEMLSVVTSANVACGFHAGDAATMRRVCERAAERGVRIGAQVSYRDLAGFGRRAMDVPPLELAAEVAYQIGALEVFARAAGARVSYVKPHGALYNRVVHDAEQAAAVVDGVLLADDRLPVLGLPGSRLLEAAEKAGLPVVTEAFADRAYTDEGTLVPRGTDGAVIADADAVVERSVGIARSGTVTAHSGQRIPVRARSLCLHGDTPGAVGLARQVRARLEAAGVRVEAFA, from the coding sequence ATGACCTGGGCCTCGATCGACCTCAACGCCGACCTCGGCGAAGGCTTCGGCCGCTGGCGGCTCACCGACGACGAGGAGATGCTGTCCGTGGTCACCAGCGCCAATGTGGCGTGCGGCTTCCACGCAGGCGACGCGGCCACCATGCGGCGCGTGTGCGAGCGGGCGGCCGAGCGGGGCGTGCGGATCGGCGCCCAGGTCTCCTACCGCGACCTGGCGGGCTTCGGGCGGCGCGCGATGGACGTACCGCCCCTTGAGCTCGCGGCCGAAGTGGCCTACCAGATCGGCGCCTTGGAGGTGTTCGCCCGCGCCGCGGGCGCGCGCGTGTCGTACGTGAAGCCGCACGGCGCGCTCTACAACCGCGTGGTCCACGACGCCGAGCAGGCCGCCGCCGTCGTGGACGGGGTGCTGCTCGCCGACGACCGCCTGCCGGTGCTCGGCCTGCCCGGATCGCGCCTCCTGGAGGCGGCGGAGAAGGCCGGACTGCCCGTCGTCACCGAGGCGTTCGCGGACCGCGCGTACACCGACGAGGGCACCCTGGTGCCGCGCGGCACCGACGGGGCCGTCATCGCCGACGCGGACGCCGTCGTCGAGCGGTCCGTCGGGATCGCCCGGTCCGGCACGGTGACCGCGCACAGCGGCCAGCGCATCCCGGTCCGCGCCCGCTCCCTGTGCCTGCACGGCGACACACCGGGGGCGGTGGGGCTCGCCCGGCAGGTCCGCGCGCGCCTGGAGGCGGCGGGCGTCCGGGTGGAGGCGTTCGCGTGA
- a CDS encoding 5-oxoprolinase subunit B family protein: MKVLPMGERALLVELADGSAAEALHAELLRRRATGELTVREVVPAARTVLLNGLDAPARLAARLPSWEIPPLPPRAEDVLELPVRYDGPDLADVAALWGVPVREVPRIHAAAEFRVAFCGFAPGFGYLTGLGGLPDVPRRATPRTTVPAGSVGLAGPYTGVYPRPSPGGWQLIGTTEAVLWDHARVPAALLTPGVRVRFVPEAR, translated from the coding sequence ATGAAGGTGCTGCCCATGGGCGAGCGGGCGCTGCTCGTCGAACTCGCCGACGGGAGCGCGGCCGAGGCCCTGCACGCCGAGCTGCTGCGTCGCCGCGCCACCGGTGAGCTCACGGTGCGGGAGGTCGTCCCGGCGGCCCGTACGGTGCTTCTGAACGGCCTCGACGCCCCGGCGCGGCTCGCCGCCCGCCTGCCTTCCTGGGAGATCCCGCCGCTGCCCCCGCGCGCGGAGGACGTACTCGAACTGCCCGTGCGGTACGACGGCCCCGACCTGGCGGACGTGGCCGCCCTGTGGGGCGTGCCGGTGCGGGAGGTGCCGCGGATCCACGCGGCGGCCGAGTTCCGCGTCGCCTTCTGCGGGTTCGCCCCCGGCTTCGGCTATCTGACGGGCCTCGGCGGGCTGCCCGACGTGCCGCGCCGGGCCACCCCGCGCACGACGGTGCCCGCGGGCTCCGTGGGCCTCGCCGGGCCGTACACGGGCGTGTACCCGCGTCCGTCGCCCGGAGGCTGGCAGCTGATCGGCACCACGGAGGCCGTGCTGTGGGACCACGCGCGCGTACCGGCCGCGCTCCTGACGCCGGGCGTGCGGGTCCGCTTCGTCCCGGAGGCCCGATGA
- a CDS encoding biotin-dependent carboxyltransferase family protein, with amino-acid sequence MTDRALAVVRSGALTTVQDEGRPGHAHLGVPRSGALDRPAAALVNRLVGNPPEAAVLETTLNGCAVRPRCAVTVAVGGAPCPVTVDGRPAPWGMPVRVPAGALLDVGTAVSGVRAYLALSGGVAVEPVLGSRSTDLLSGLGPPPLVDGAVLPLGDAAFAHARVDVVPQPGPPSELVLRLTAGPRADWFTPEALRTLATRAYRVSSASNRIGLRTEGPPLDRAVGGELPSEGMVLGAVQVPPDGRPVVFLADHPTTGGYPVVGVVRGADLARAAQAVPGTRVRFVVTWALTPPPAAPVPRSGP; translated from the coding sequence ATGACCGACCGGGCCCTCGCCGTCGTACGGTCCGGGGCGCTGACCACCGTGCAGGACGAGGGGCGGCCCGGGCACGCCCACCTCGGGGTGCCCCGGTCCGGAGCCCTCGACCGGCCGGCCGCCGCGCTCGTGAACCGTCTCGTCGGCAACCCTCCCGAAGCGGCCGTCCTGGAGACCACCCTCAACGGCTGTGCGGTGCGGCCCCGCTGCGCGGTCACCGTCGCGGTGGGCGGTGCGCCGTGCCCGGTGACCGTGGACGGACGGCCCGCCCCCTGGGGGATGCCGGTACGGGTCCCCGCCGGGGCGCTGCTCGACGTGGGAACCGCGGTCTCCGGAGTACGCGCCTACCTCGCGCTGAGCGGTGGCGTGGCCGTCGAGCCGGTGCTCGGCAGCCGCTCCACGGACCTGCTCTCGGGCCTGGGGCCGCCGCCTCTCGTGGACGGGGCGGTCCTCCCCCTGGGGGACGCGGCATTCGCTCACGCGCGCGTGGACGTCGTTCCGCAGCCGGGGCCGCCGAGCGAGCTGGTGCTGCGGCTGACGGCCGGGCCGCGTGCGGACTGGTTCACGCCCGAGGCGCTGCGGACCCTCGCCACGCGCGCGTACCGCGTGTCGTCGGCGAGCAACCGCATCGGCCTGCGCACGGAGGGGCCGCCCCTTGACCGGGCGGTGGGCGGGGAGCTGCCCAGCGAGGGCATGGTGCTCGGCGCGGTCCAAGTGCCGCCGGACGGCAGGCCCGTGGTGTTCCTCGCCGATCACCCGACCACGGGCGGCTATCCGGTGGTGGGCGTGGTGCGGGGCGCCGACCTGGCGAGGGCGGCGCAGGCGGTGCCGGGGACGCGGGTGCGGTTCGTGGTCACGTGGGCGCTCACGCCGCCTCCGGCCGCGCCGGTGCCACGGTCAGGCCCGTGA
- a CDS encoding SGNH/GDSL hydrolase family protein yields the protein MNAFTYVALGDSLTAGVGDPVDGAWRGWAALLAAGIGPPERPVAFRNLAVNGARTWDVLHRQTPEALALRPGLVSVVVGVNDTLRRTFDVRAVAARLDEVYGAVTGRGAALLTACLPDPGAMLGLPGALRRPLARRQRAVNAVVHALSERHGALHLHAADEQWVADRTLWSADRLHPGERGHRVFAARCHALLAAAGLAVGPPPGHEPELPPPTRSASLWWLATEGTGWVARRCTDLLPQLLALAAAEVHHGLCGTSGGLDARAARSVAAALTGLTVAPARPEAA from the coding sequence ATGAACGCGTTCACCTACGTGGCCCTCGGGGACTCGCTCACCGCGGGCGTGGGCGACCCCGTGGACGGCGCCTGGCGGGGCTGGGCGGCCCTGCTCGCCGCCGGCATCGGGCCGCCGGAGCGGCCCGTCGCGTTCCGCAACCTGGCCGTGAACGGCGCCCGGACCTGGGACGTCCTGCACCGCCAGACCCCCGAGGCGCTGGCCCTGCGGCCCGGCCTGGTGTCCGTCGTCGTGGGCGTCAACGACACGCTGCGCCGCACCTTCGACGTGCGTGCCGTGGCCGCCCGCCTCGACGAGGTCTACGGCGCGGTGACCGGGCGCGGCGCCGCCCTGCTCACCGCCTGTCTGCCCGACCCCGGGGCGATGCTCGGGCTCCCCGGTGCCCTCCGGCGCCCGCTGGCCCGGCGGCAGCGCGCGGTCAACGCGGTCGTGCACGCGCTGTCGGAGCGCCACGGGGCGCTGCACCTGCACGCCGCCGACGAGCAGTGGGTGGCCGACCGCACCCTGTGGAGCGCGGACCGGCTGCACCCCGGCGAGCGCGGCCACCGGGTGTTCGCCGCCCGCTGTCACGCCCTGCTCGCCGCCGCGGGCCTTGCCGTCGGCCCTCCGCCCGGGCACGAGCCGGAGCTGCCGCCGCCCACCCGCTCGGCGAGCCTGTGGTGGCTGGCCACGGAGGGCACGGGGTGGGTCGCCCGGCGCTGCACCGATCTGCTGCCCCAACTCCTCGCCCTGGCCGCGGCGGAGGTGCACCACGGCCTGTGCGGCACGAGCGGCGGCCTGGACGCACGGGCCGCGCGGTCCGTCGCGGCGGCGCTCACGGGCCTGACCGTGGCACCGGCGCGGCCGGAGGCGGCGTGA
- a CDS encoding glycosyltransferase → MRGIRTAPRGIGTAPARPGESFTVRHTGPLRIVRLANFVTPSSGGLRTALRELGRGYRTAGHDPVLIVPGERASVADTEQGLVVTVPGPELPGTGGYRVLADRRRVTRLLEHLAPDRLEVSDRTTLRWTGAWARRARVPAVMVSHEAADAVMRTWGLPPGLARRTADSLNSRTAHAYARVVCTTEWAEREFVRIGAGNVVRAPLGVDLRDRHPGLRDARLRAAHAREGDVLLLLCSRLSVEKRPGRALDALEELRVRGVPAVLVVAGDGPLGPRLEQRAGERRLPVTFLGHVAGRAALGALQATADVCLAPGPCETFGLAALEALACGTPVVASASSALPEIVDGAGAVAADTADAFADAVQTLLDRPERDRRRAARARAEGFGWDTAVAAFLTAHDAATDVSAAGGVGAARDGAREALGVVALPGYGGGG, encoded by the coding sequence ATGCGCGGCATCCGCACGGCCCCCCGGGGCATCGGCACGGCCCCCGCGCGGCCCGGGGAGTCGTTCACCGTGCGGCACACCGGCCCCCTGCGCATCGTGCGCCTCGCCAACTTCGTGACGCCGTCGTCGGGAGGCCTGCGCACCGCCCTGCGCGAGCTGGGCCGCGGCTATCGGACCGCCGGACACGATCCCGTCCTGATCGTCCCCGGGGAACGCGCCTCGGTGGCCGACACCGAACAGGGCCTCGTCGTGACGGTGCCCGGGCCCGAGCTGCCCGGCACGGGCGGCTACCGCGTCCTCGCCGACCGGCGCCGGGTGACCCGCCTCCTGGAGCACCTGGCCCCGGACCGCCTCGAAGTGTCGGACCGTACGACGCTCCGCTGGACCGGCGCGTGGGCGCGCCGCGCCCGGGTTCCCGCCGTGATGGTCTCCCACGAGGCCGCCGACGCCGTGATGCGCACATGGGGACTGCCGCCGGGCCTGGCACGGCGGACCGCCGACTCCCTGAACTCCCGTACCGCGCACGCCTACGCGCGCGTGGTGTGCACCACCGAGTGGGCCGAGCGCGAATTCGTCCGCATAGGGGCGGGCAATGTCGTACGGGCACCCCTGGGGGTCGATCTACGGGACCGCCACCCGGGGCTGCGGGACGCTCGCCTGCGCGCCGCCCACGCGCGCGAGGGCGACGTGCTGCTCCTGTTGTGCTCACGGCTCTCGGTGGAGAAGCGGCCCGGGAGGGCGCTCGACGCCCTGGAGGAACTGCGCGTGCGTGGCGTGCCCGCCGTGCTCGTCGTCGCCGGGGACGGGCCGCTCGGGCCGCGCCTCGAACAGCGGGCCGGGGAGCGGCGGTTGCCGGTGACCTTCCTGGGGCACGTCGCGGGGCGCGCCGCGCTCGGCGCCCTCCAGGCCACCGCCGACGTGTGCCTGGCACCGGGGCCGTGCGAGACGTTCGGGCTCGCCGCCCTGGAAGCGCTCGCGTGCGGCACCCCCGTGGTGGCCAGCGCCTCGTCCGCGCTGCCGGAGATCGTGGACGGGGCGGGAGCGGTGGCCGCCGACACGGCGGACGCGTTCGCGGACGCGGTCCAGACCCTGCTCGACCGGCCCGAGCGGGACCGGAGACGGGCCGCACGCGCGCGTGCGGAGGGCTTCGGCTGGGACACCGCGGTGGCGGCGTTCCTGACGGCGCACGACGCGGCCACCGACGTGAGCGCCGCCGGCGGCGTCGGCGCCGCGCGGGACGGGGCACGGGAGGCTCTCGGCGTGGTGGCGCTGCCCGGGTACGGCGGTGGCGGATGA
- a CDS encoding glycosyltransferase family 4 protein: MRVVIVTESFPPDVNGVSHCALQTARQLAARGHDPLVITPAAVPGAEPDGRAPCPVIRVPSLPLPGYPQVRVALPSRRLAAALSAHRAELVHLASPFVLGARGMTAAARQGIPTIAVYQTDIGGYARTYMGVGEATAWRRIRGVHAAADRTLAPSSAALADLAAHGVPRVRLWPRGVDTDRFRPSLRDEALRRELAPGGELLVGYVGRLAPEKHVELLARVCGLDGVRVVVVGDGPSRTALRTALPGARLLGRRTGGELARIFASLDVFVHTGPLETFCQTVQEAMASGVPVVAPAVGGPLDLVVPGRTGSLVAPGDAEAVRDAVWAMAADPGLRAAYGAAGRAAVEGRTWDAVGDQLVGHYEEVLAERTAVAA; the protein is encoded by the coding sequence ATGCGTGTCGTCATCGTCACCGAGTCCTTCCCGCCCGATGTCAACGGCGTGTCGCACTGCGCCCTGCAGACCGCGCGGCAGCTCGCCGCCCGCGGCCACGACCCCCTCGTCATCACCCCGGCCGCCGTGCCGGGGGCCGAGCCCGACGGCCGCGCGCCGTGCCCCGTCATCCGTGTGCCCTCCCTGCCGCTGCCCGGATACCCGCAGGTCAGGGTGGCGCTGCCGAGCCGCCGACTGGCCGCGGCGCTGAGCGCGCACCGGGCCGAACTCGTCCACCTCGCCAGCCCGTTCGTGCTCGGCGCCCGGGGCATGACCGCCGCGGCCCGCCAGGGCATCCCCACCATCGCCGTCTACCAGACCGACATCGGCGGCTACGCGCGCACGTACATGGGCGTCGGCGAGGCCACCGCGTGGCGGCGCATCCGGGGCGTGCACGCCGCCGCCGACCGCACCCTCGCGCCGTCCTCCGCCGCCCTCGCCGATCTGGCGGCCCACGGAGTGCCACGGGTGCGCCTGTGGCCGCGCGGCGTGGACACGGACCGGTTCCGGCCGTCGCTGCGCGACGAGGCGCTGCGGCGCGAGCTGGCCCCCGGCGGCGAACTCCTCGTCGGCTACGTGGGACGGCTCGCCCCGGAGAAGCACGTCGAGCTCCTGGCGCGGGTGTGCGGCCTCGACGGAGTGCGCGTGGTCGTCGTGGGCGACGGGCCGAGCAGGACGGCGCTGCGGACGGCGCTGCCCGGCGCGCGGCTGCTCGGACGCCGCACCGGCGGCGAACTCGCCCGGATCTTCGCCTCCTTGGACGTCTTCGTGCACACCGGGCCCCTGGAGACGTTCTGCCAGACCGTGCAGGAGGCCATGGCCAGCGGCGTTCCGGTGGTCGCGCCCGCCGTGGGCGGGCCGCTCGACCTGGTCGTACCCGGCCGCACCGGGAGCCTCGTCGCGCCGGGCGACGCCGAGGCCGTGCGCGACGCCGTCTGGGCCATGGCCGCCGATCCCGGCCTGCGGGCGGCGTACGGCGCCGCGGGGCGCGCCGCGGTCGAGGGACGGACCTGGGACGCCGTCGGGGACCAGCTCGTCGGGCACTACGAAGAGGTGCTCGCCGAGCGGACGGCGGTGGCGGCGTGA